ATGCCGGGCCCGGACGCGGGCCGGGGGTGGCACCTGGGGTGGGCCGAGGACCGGGCGTCGCGCCCGGAGTCGGCGCCGCCGGGGCGCTGGGCGCCGCGGCAGCCGGTGCACTCGGCGCGGCCGGGGGCTGCGGAGCCGCAGGCTTGGGTGCTGCGGGCCGCGGGGCGGCCGGGGCGGCCTCAGCGGCCGGGGCCTGCGGTTCGGCCGCCGGCGCCGCGGGCGCGGCGGCGGGCTTGGCCGGAGCCGGCTTGGGTGCACCGGGCTTGGGCGCCGCAGATGCGGCGCCAGAGGCGCCCTGCGGGCGCGGCTTGTCTTCGGGCTTCTTACCGCCGGCCTTTGTGCCGAACGATTCGCGCAGCCGACGCGCGACCGGCGCCTCCACGGTGGAGGACGCCGACTTGACGAACTCGCCCTGCTCCTTGAGCTTGGCTAAGAGTTCCTTGCTGGTGACACCGAGTTCCTTCGCCAACTCGTGTACACGGGCCTTACCTGCTGCCACTACATCTCCTCGTCTGGAGGCAACAGCGGTGGTAGGCGCCGCGCCTCGGGTTTAGCTATGACGCATGGTCATCGGGACTTCACGGTGTGCTCATGTTCTTCGCTACCTGTTCTGTTGCCGGGGTGTCGGGCCTGTCGAGATCGATGTTCTCGACGTACTCGATCACCGCGGATGTATCCGGTGAACCGGTGAGTCGCAACGCTCGGACGAAGGCTCGTCGCTTCACTGCCATCTGCGCGCACTGCTGGTCGGGGTGCAGCCACGCACCACGCCCTGGCAGGCTCGCCGCGGGGTCAACGGTTACGGAACACGTCCCGTTCCCGTCGGTCACCGCGACCACTCGGAGCAACTCGGCGGCCAACTCTCGCTTCCGGCACCCGACGCAAGTCCGCACTGGTCCGACAGATGTGTCGGAGGTGCTTCGATGCGACAGAGCCGGAGTCTCGCGCTGGATCACGGCTGAGTCTACCGCCCCGAGGGCTGTGGTCCGAAACGCCGGTCACTACTGTCAATCGTGTACCGCCCCGGGCCGGACGTCATGCTCGGGCTGCGGCGCCGCATCGCTGCGGATATCGATCCGCCAACCGGTGAGCCGAGCCGCCAACCTGGCATTTTGCCCTTCCTTGCCGATCGCCAGCGAGAGCTGGAAGTCCGGCACGATCACCCGTGCCGCGCGCGCGGCCTCGTCGATCACCGATACCGACACCACCTTGGCCGGTGACAGGGCGTTCGCGACGAAGCGTGCCGGGTCCTCGTCGTAGTCGATGATGTCGATCTTCTCGCCGGACAGTTCGCTCATCACATTGCGCACGCGCTGGCCCATCGGGCCGATACACGCTCCCTTGGCGTTCAGCCCGGGCACCCGTGAGGCCACCGCGATCTTGGACCGGTGACCGGCCTCGCGGGCGACCGCCACGATCTCCACGGACCCGTCGGCGATCTCGGGCACCTCCAGCGAGAACAGCTTGCGGACCAGGTTCGGATGCGTGCGCGAAAGCGTGATGAGCGGCTCACGAGCGCCGCGGGTGACGCCCACGACGTAGCAGCGCAGCCGGTCACCGTGCTCATAGCGCTCCCCCGGCACCTGCTCGGCGCTGGGGATCACCCCTTCTGACCCCTTGGTCTCGCTGCCCATCCGGACGACGACCAATCCGCGGGCGTTGGCCCGGGCGTCGCGCTGGATCACCCCGGCGACGATGTCGCCCTCGTGGGCCGCGAACTCTCCGTAGGTCTTCTCGTTCTCGGCGTCGCGGAGCCGCTGCAGGATCACCTGCCGGGCCGTGGTCGCCGCGATGCGGCCGAATCCCTCAGGCGTGTCATCCCATTCGTGCAGGACGTTGCCGTCGGCATCGGTCTGACGAGCGATCACCTTGACCACACCGGTCTTGCGGTCGATGTCGATCCGGGCGTCGGGCTCATGCCCTTCGGTGTGCCGATACGCGGTGAGCAATGCCGATTTGATGGTCTCGACGACCACATCGACGGTGATGCCTTTGTCCGCTTCGATGGCATGCAGCGCCGCCATGTCGATGTTCATTCGCCGGCCCCCTTCCCGGTTTCTCCCGACAGTTCCAGTTCACGTCGGTTTGGAGGTGAAAACTCCACTTGCACAACAGCTTTGGCGATGTCGGCAAGAGCAAGTTCGCGGACGGCCAGATCCCGCCCTTCTGGCACCACGACTTTGAGCACCGTGCCATCGGTTTCCCCGAGGCGGCCGGTGAACACCGAGCCGTCGGTCAGCGTCAATTCAGCCTTGCGCCCGCGGGCGCGGCGAAAATGCTTGGCCTGCGTCAGCGGGCGGTCCACACCCGGCGAGGTGACGTCGAGCACATACGGCGTGTCGCCCTGCGCCAGCTGGTCGAGCAGTTCCGAGGCCGTCCGCGCAAGCGCGGCCAGGGAATCGAGATCGAGGCCCTCGTCGCCGTCGGCGATAACGGTGATGCGGGGCGGGCGAGCAGCCGCGTCGACCACGACATCATCGATTTCATAACCGGCGCGCGCGAACTCGCCGTCAAGTAGCTCGATCACCTGCGTCTGCGACGGCAAATCCGCAGACCGCAACTTTGGATCCGGTGCCACGGCGAGCTCCTCATCTTGAATTGTCTCCGACACAAATCCCAGGGCCAGCCACCTGGTTCGGCCCTGGAATCGCCTATTCACGATACGCCAGGCCCGCCGTAGCAACGGTCAATCGCAACTTGGTGCGTGGCGAATGTCGTCGCCCCGGCACGCGCCGACCGGTCGGCGCGGCGTCAGACCGGTGCGGCAGCAATGGCAGGATGTTCACGTGCCGAGCGCCCATGCAGACATCAGCCGGCGGCGCGTACTGCTCTCGGCCGCGGCCCTTGCCCTGTTGGGCGCCACCGCCGCCGCATGCGGTACGACGCCGCCCCAGCCCGAAGTGGACGACTTGACCGAGCAGTGGGACCGCGCGCGGGCCGACAGTGCGCTGGCCGCCGACGCGGCAGCCGCCCAGCCCCCGCAGGCAGCGGCGACCCGCGCCCTGAACGCGGTCGCAGGCGATCGCGCTGCGCACGCCAAGGCCCTGGCCGACGAGCTGACCCGGATGACGGGTTCGGCCCCTGCGGACACCGCTACGAGCACCACCGCCCCCCGGAGCACGGCCAAGACCATCCCGGGCACCCAGGCAGGCGGGTCCGCTCCCGGGGTCGACGACGTCGCCAACGCGCTCAAAGAGTCCGCGGAGCGCGCGGCGGGTCTGGCGCGCACACTCTCCGGCTATCGCGCCGGCCTGCTCGGATCGATCGCCGCCTCGTGCACGGCGGCCTACACCGTCGCGCTGGGAGGTGCGCAGTGACCTCACCGGGACCACGCTCGACCACCTCACCCAGCCGCCCGACCACTGCCGCTGACGCCGCACTGTTCGACGCGGTGGCCGTCGAGCACGGCGCCATCTACGGCTACGGGCTGGTGTCGGCCCATTCGACGGCCGAGGACAACGCCCTGGTGGCCACGGCGATGGCCGAACACCGGGCACGTCGCGAATCCGCCATCAGCATGCTCGAAGCACGCTCGGTGACCCCGCCGCTGCCCGCGGCCGGATATCAGCTGCCCTCGCCGGTGACCGACCCGACCGATGCCGCCAACCTCGCGATACGCATGGAAGAGGACACCTCGGTGGCCTGGCGCGCGGTGCTCGAACAGGCCACCAGCGCCGAGGACCGCGCGTTCGCGGTGACCGCACTGTCAGAGACGGCCGTCACGGCGGCCAAGTGGCGCGCGATCGTGAACGCCTGGCCGGTTACGGTCGCCTTCCCTGGCGGGGGCGAATAGCCGGGTCGCCGCTTTCCACACGAGGGCTGCTGCCCGCGATCAGCAGCAGCCCTGGCGTAGAAGTCGACGCCGCTCAGCCCTCGCTGATCGCAGCCGAGATCTCTGTCGCAGCGTCGTCGACTGCGATCTCGCGGTTCTCGCCGGTGAATCGGTTGCGCAGCTCCACCACACCGTCGGAGAACCCGCGCCCGACCACCACGATCCACGGCATGCCCAGCAGCTCGGCGTCCTTGAACTTCACGCCGGGCGAGGCCTTGCGATCGTCGAACAGCACCTCGTGACCGAGCCGGTCCAGCGCGGCCACGAGTTCGGTCGCACCGGTCCGTGCGGCGTCGTCCTTGTTGGCCACCACCACGTGCACATCGAACGGCGCCACCGACGCCGGCCAGCGCAGGCCCAGATCGTCGTGCTGCTGCTCGGCGATCACCGCGACCATGCGGGACACGCCGATGCCGTACGAGCCCATCGTGAGCCGCACCGGCTTGCCGTCCTCGCCGAGCACGTCGGCGGTGAAGGCGTCGGCGTACTTGCGACCCAGCTGGAAGATGTGGCCGATCTCGATGCCCCGCGCCGAGGTCAGTACACCGGCACCATCGGGTGACGGGTCACCGTCGCGGACCTCGGCTGCCTCGATGGTGCCGTCCGGGGTGAAGTCGCGGCCTGCGACCAGGCCCACCACGTGCTTGTTGGGTGCGTCGGCCCCGGTGATCCAGGCTGTGCCGTCCACCACGCGCGGATCAACGAGATAACGAACCTCGTTGTCCAACAACGCCTTCGGGCCCACATAGCCCTTGACCAGGAACGGATTCTTGGCGAAGTCGGCGTCATCGAGCAGAGCGAATTCGGCGGGCTCCAGCGCAGCGCCGAGGCGCTTCTCGTCAACCTCACGGTCACCGGGCACGCCAATGGCCAGCAGCTCCCACTCGCCGCCGGGCTCACGGGTCTTGAGCAGGACGTTCTTCAGCGTGTCGGCGGCGGTGACCTCGCGGCCCGAGAACTGCGCCAGACCAGCCGAATTGGCCCAGTCGACCAGCGTCGCGATGGTCGGGGTGTCCGGGGTGTCGTACACCTGCGCCGCGGGCTGCCCCTCGATCGGCAGCGGCGCCGGCGCCCGGGTGATCACGGCTTCGACGTTGGCGGCGTACCCGGAATCCAGGCAGCGCACGAAGGTGTCCTCGCCGACCTCGCTCTCGGCCAGGAACTCCTCCGAGGCGCTGCCGCCCATCGCGCCCGAGACCGCCGACACGATCACGTAGCGCACGCCGAGGCGCCCGAAGATCTTCTGATAGGCCTCGCGGTGGGCGTGGTAGGCGTTCTTGAGGCCGTCGTCGTCCACGTCGAACGAGTACGAGTCCTTCATCACGAACTCGCGGCCACGCAGGATGCCCGCACGCGGGCGCGCCTCGTCGCGGTACTTGGTCTGGACCTGGTACAGGATCGCCGGGAAGTCCTTGTAGGAGGAGTACTCCCCCTTGACCGTCAGCGTGAAGATCTCCTCGTGCGTCGGCCCGAGCAGATAGTCGTTGCCCCGCCGGTCCTGCAGCCGGAACAGGGTGTCGCCGTACTCGGTCCACCGGTTGGTGGTCTCGTAGGGCCCACGCGGAAGCAGCGCGGGCAGCAGGATCTCCTGGCCGCCGATCGCGTTCATCTCTTCCCGCACGATCTTCTCGATCCGGCGCAGCACCCGCAGGCCCAGCGGCAGCCAGCTGTAGATGCCGGGGCCGACCGGACGGACGTAGCCGGCCCGGATCAGCAACTTGTGGCTGGGCACCTCGGCATCAGCGGGGTCGTCGCGGAGGGTTCTCAGGAACAGCTCGGACATGCGGGTGATCACAGCCGACAACCTTAAGGCGTGTCGTCAGTCACGGCCCTGCCAGGTACAGATGCAGGCCTCGTTGCCCTCCGCGTCGGCCAGCACCCAGAAGCGCGGCGCCACGCGGTCACTGAGCAATCTGCCGCCTGCGGCCAAGGCCGCGTCGACCCGGGCCTGCGCCGCATCGTGGGTGACGTCGATGTCGAGGTGGATTCGGTTGCGCTGGGGCCGGGGCGCATCCATCTGCTGAAACCAGATGGCCGGGCCGCGGCCGAACGGGTCGACGAGCCCGGCGTTGAGGTCCGCATTGCCCGGTTCGTCGATGTAGCCCGTGACAGCCTTCCAGAAGGGGCGCACAGCGCCGATGTCGAGCGCGTCGATCGCGACCTCGAAGGCCTGGATGGCCCCGGCCCCGGTGGTCAGTTCGAAGCCATGTGCGGCCAGCGCCTGCGACAGCTCGCGGGCCAGTTCGAGGTCCCGCTCGGTCAGCGCATGAGCGTCGCGCGTGCGCAGACGCAGCACCGCCCGGTCGGATCGGATGTCGATCGAAAGATGGCCTGAGGCATCACGACCGGCCGCGTGCACGGCATGGGAGGCGGCAGCGGCAGCGTCGGCCATCGAGGGCACCAGCACCTCGGTGTAGACGGCGCCGAGGACCAGGCGCCAACCCAGCGGGCCGACGGCCTCGGAGATGTCCCGGCGATTC
Above is a window of Mycolicibacterium boenickei DNA encoding:
- a CDS encoding YlxR family protein — protein: MIQRETPALSHRSTSDTSVGPVRTCVGCRKRELAAELLRVVAVTDGNGTCSVTVDPAASLPGRGAWLHPDQQCAQMAVKRRAFVRALRLTGSPDTSAVIEYVENIDLDRPDTPATEQVAKNMSTP
- a CDS encoding ferritin-like domain-containing protein, which translates into the protein MTSPGPRSTTSPSRPTTAADAALFDAVAVEHGAIYGYGLVSAHSTAEDNALVATAMAEHRARRESAISMLEARSVTPPLPAAGYQLPSPVTDPTDAANLAIRMEEDTSVAWRAVLEQATSAEDRAFAVTALSETAVTAAKWRAIVNAWPVTVAFPGGGE
- the nusA gene encoding transcription termination factor NusA produces the protein MNIDMAALHAIEADKGITVDVVVETIKSALLTAYRHTEGHEPDARIDIDRKTGVVKVIARQTDADGNVLHEWDDTPEGFGRIAATTARQVILQRLRDAENEKTYGEFAAHEGDIVAGVIQRDARANARGLVVVRMGSETKGSEGVIPSAEQVPGERYEHGDRLRCYVVGVTRGAREPLITLSRTHPNLVRKLFSLEVPEIADGSVEIVAVAREAGHRSKIAVASRVPGLNAKGACIGPMGQRVRNVMSELSGEKIDIIDYDEDPARFVANALSPAKVVSVSVIDEAARAARVIVPDFQLSLAIGKEGQNARLAARLTGWRIDIRSDAAPQPEHDVRPGAVHD
- the rimP gene encoding ribosome maturation factor RimP, whose protein sequence is MAPDPKLRSADLPSQTQVIELLDGEFARAGYEIDDVVVDAAARPPRITVIADGDEGLDLDSLAALARTASELLDQLAQGDTPYVLDVTSPGVDRPLTQAKHFRRARGRKAELTLTDGSVFTGRLGETDGTVLKVVVPEGRDLAVRELALADIAKAVVQVEFSPPNRRELELSGETGKGAGE
- a CDS encoding VOC family protein, producing MPLNRRDISEAVGPLGWRLVLGAVYTEVLVPSMADAAAAASHAVHAAGRDASGHLSIDIRSDRAVLRLRTRDAHALTERDLELARELSQALAAHGFELTTGAGAIQAFEVAIDALDIGAVRPFWKAVTGYIDEPGNADLNAGLVDPFGRGPAIWFQQMDAPRPQRNRIHLDIDVTHDAAQARVDAALAAGGRLLSDRVAPRFWVLADAEGNEACICTWQGRD
- a CDS encoding proline--tRNA ligase; the protein is MITRMSELFLRTLRDDPADAEVPSHKLLIRAGYVRPVGPGIYSWLPLGLRVLRRIEKIVREEMNAIGGQEILLPALLPRGPYETTNRWTEYGDTLFRLQDRRGNDYLLGPTHEEIFTLTVKGEYSSYKDFPAILYQVQTKYRDEARPRAGILRGREFVMKDSYSFDVDDDGLKNAYHAHREAYQKIFGRLGVRYVIVSAVSGAMGGSASEEFLAESEVGEDTFVRCLDSGYAANVEAVITRAPAPLPIEGQPAAQVYDTPDTPTIATLVDWANSAGLAQFSGREVTAADTLKNVLLKTREPGGEWELLAIGVPGDREVDEKRLGAALEPAEFALLDDADFAKNPFLVKGYVGPKALLDNEVRYLVDPRVVDGTAWITGADAPNKHVVGLVAGRDFTPDGTIEAAEVRDGDPSPDGAGVLTSARGIEIGHIFQLGRKYADAFTADVLGEDGKPVRLTMGSYGIGVSRMVAVIAEQQHDDLGLRWPASVAPFDVHVVVANKDDAARTGATELVAALDRLGHEVLFDDRKASPGVKFKDAELLGMPWIVVVGRGFSDGVVELRNRFTGENREIAVDDAATEISAAISEG